In Jatrophihabitans endophyticus, one DNA window encodes the following:
- a CDS encoding DUF488 domain-containing protein, whose amino-acid sequence MVESVGYEGCDIDEFVADLARRDIDVLVDVRLNAVSRRRGFSKTALSIALDAAGIEYRHLRALGNPKDNRAAFSGDDVETGRAVYRGLLGTPAAVAEMAQLADLAEASHVAVMCFERDEQHCHRKVLIDELLSVRTG is encoded by the coding sequence ATGGTCGAATCAGTCGGATACGAGGGCTGCGACATCGATGAGTTCGTCGCCGACCTCGCTCGCCGCGACATCGACGTACTCGTCGACGTGCGCCTGAACGCGGTGAGTCGCCGTCGTGGGTTCAGCAAGACCGCGCTGAGCATTGCGCTCGACGCCGCCGGCATTGAGTATCGCCATCTGCGTGCGCTGGGAAATCCGAAGGACAACCGGGCGGCGTTCAGCGGCGACGACGTCGAGACCGGTCGCGCCGTATATCGCGGACTGCTCGGTACGCCGGCCGCTGTGGCCGAGATGGCACAGCTAGCAGACCTCGCAGAAGCTAGTCACGTCGCGGTGATGTGTTTCGAACGCGATGAGCAACACTGCCATCGCAAGGTCCTTATCGACGAGCTCCTTTCCGTTCGAACCGGCTGA
- a CDS encoding DUF2130 domain-containing protein: MTAHVSELPYSESCPWCGQGIPHDRMEEILGRIQANERAQTRSIERRLTAEMEQRLADAEAEQAVAIEAVQREADAAVTETRRKGADELAAAVAAAVAAAHAEAAQREAAAVEAANAARQAAEARLAEVTARHEEATQALLVEQREALEEHQEKLLGVERARAFAEQQKLSEQVAKLQRQLERKSANERGEGAELDLFEELRQAFPGDVIERVKRGQPGADIVHEIRDGGRVCGKIVYDSKDRTAWRNDYVSKLRSDQLAAEAEHAILATAVFPSGTHQLHVQEGVIVANPARVVELVRLLRGHAVRLATLRVGDEDRAEKATALYTFIGSERFAQLMEQHAQVTTDLLNLEVKEKRAHDTTWRRRGELIRQAEQNRGVIMAEIDQIVMGPDAGQMRDAT, encoded by the coding sequence ATGACCGCTCACGTGTCGGAATTGCCGTACAGCGAGTCGTGCCCATGGTGTGGGCAGGGGATCCCGCATGACCGGATGGAGGAGATCCTCGGCCGGATTCAGGCGAACGAGCGGGCGCAGACCCGGTCCATTGAGCGGCGACTGACCGCAGAGATGGAGCAGCGTCTGGCGGACGCGGAGGCTGAGCAGGCTGTAGCGATAGAGGCGGTGCAGCGGGAAGCGGACGCGGCCGTCACGGAGACGCGCCGGAAAGGCGCGGACGAGTTGGCGGCCGCAGTCGCGGCGGCTGTCGCGGCGGCCCACGCTGAGGCGGCGCAGCGGGAGGCGGCGGCGGTTGAGGCGGCGAACGCGGCGCGGCAGGCGGCCGAAGCGCGGTTGGCTGAGGTGACCGCCCGGCATGAGGAGGCGACGCAGGCGCTGCTGGTCGAGCAGCGGGAGGCGTTGGAGGAGCATCAGGAGAAGCTGCTGGGGGTGGAGCGGGCGCGGGCGTTCGCGGAGCAGCAGAAGCTGAGCGAGCAGGTGGCGAAGCTGCAGCGGCAGTTGGAGCGAAAGTCGGCGAACGAGCGGGGTGAGGGCGCTGAACTCGACCTGTTCGAGGAGTTGAGGCAGGCCTTCCCCGGCGACGTGATTGAACGGGTGAAGCGGGGGCAGCCGGGCGCGGACATCGTCCACGAGATCCGGGACGGCGGTCGAGTGTGCGGGAAGATCGTCTACGACTCGAAGGACCGGACGGCGTGGCGTAACGACTACGTGTCGAAGCTGCGGAGCGACCAGTTGGCCGCTGAGGCTGAGCACGCGATTCTGGCGACGGCCGTGTTCCCGTCCGGGACGCACCAGCTCCATGTTCAGGAGGGTGTGATCGTCGCGAATCCTGCCCGGGTGGTGGAGCTGGTGCGGTTGCTCCGGGGTCATGCGGTGCGGTTGGCGACATTGCGGGTGGGGGATGAGGATCGGGCGGAGAAGGCAACGGCGCTGTACACGTTCATCGGGTCCGAGCGGTTCGCGCAGCTGATGGAGCAGCACGCGCAGGTGACCACGGACCTGCTGAATCTTGAGGTGAAGGAGAAGCGGGCGCACGACACGACATGGCGGCGGCGTGGCGAACTGATCCGACAGGCTGAGCAGAACCGCGGCGTGATCATGGCCGAGATCGACCAGATCGTGATGGGCCCGGACGCCGGCCAGATGCGGGACGCAACGTGA
- a CDS encoding ParB/RepB/Spo0J family partition protein produces MTQPARNGHAPGPGAVAAFQERRLGATVLRTRRLLVDLDDLRPNERQPRMGDKVDEELQRQIEANEGLFEPLLVEPDPESPARFRIIDGERRWTNLRVLADAGKQEYRRVPVEATDRVLSDEERLRAWIYIHRQRKEWDAKEKEMVAYRLVELVGRASAANILGVTVRELDRLVQIFELSEQFRDLPESAAAITWARELNGIAKTLVTPTVVEAVTTKVSKRLITNSKDIRQLRTILRDPVARAHFLDDPNSTVQSAMMRIAGAAPAKASAKPLDDLQAAIGALRSLSWTEVGALKGDPDAVARLDDAVSLLQALRGSIADT; encoded by the coding sequence GTGACGCAACCGGCCCGGAACGGGCATGCACCGGGTCCGGGGGCGGTTGCTGCGTTTCAGGAGCGGCGGCTCGGGGCGACGGTGTTGCGGACCCGTCGGCTACTAGTTGACCTGGACGATCTGCGTCCGAACGAGCGGCAACCCCGCATGGGCGACAAAGTCGATGAGGAACTGCAACGCCAGATCGAGGCGAACGAGGGCCTCTTCGAACCGTTGCTGGTCGAACCGGACCCGGAAAGTCCCGCCCGGTTCCGGATCATCGATGGGGAGCGGCGTTGGACGAACCTGCGGGTCCTGGCAGATGCGGGGAAGCAGGAGTACCGGCGGGTGCCGGTGGAGGCGACCGACCGTGTCCTCAGCGATGAGGAACGGTTGCGGGCGTGGATTTACATTCATCGGCAACGGAAAGAATGGGACGCCAAAGAGAAGGAGATGGTCGCCTACCGGCTTGTTGAACTGGTCGGGCGGGCAAGCGCAGCGAACATCCTCGGCGTCACGGTCCGGGAACTCGACCGGCTCGTACAGATCTTCGAACTGTCCGAGCAGTTCCGGGACCTTCCGGAATCGGCGGCGGCGATCACGTGGGCGCGGGAACTGAACGGCATCGCGAAGACGCTCGTCACCCCGACAGTCGTCGAGGCGGTCACGACGAAGGTGTCGAAACGTCTCATCACCAACTCGAAAGACATCCGGCAGCTGCGGACCATCCTGCGGGACCCGGTCGCCCGCGCCCACTTCCTCGACGACCCGAACTCGACAGTGCAATCGGCGATGATGCGCATCGCCGGTGCCGCACCGGCGAAGGCATCAGCGAAGCCGCTGGATGACCTGCAGGCCGCGATTGGGGCGTTGCGGTCCCTGTCCTGGACGGAGGTGGGCGCGCTGAAAGGCGACCCGGACGCGGTAGCGCGGCTTGATGACGCCGTGTCCCTGTTGCAGGCGTTGCGAGGCAGCATCGCCGACACATGA
- the coaE gene encoding dephospho-CoA kinase: MRVGLTGGIGSGKSTVAQLLAGHGAVVIDSDRIAREVVAPGTPGLAAVAEAFGDGVLAADGALDRPALAAVVFADDERRATLNGIVHPLVRQRVAEVEAAAPADAVIVQDVPLLVESDLAAGFDLVVVVIASERTRLARLAERGTAEADARARMAAQATDEQRRAVADEIVDNDGDRDDLARTVDRVWARIRAAADGTDAPGPEAV, translated from the coding sequence ATGCGCGTGGGATTGACCGGGGGGATCGGGTCGGGCAAGAGCACGGTGGCGCAGCTGCTCGCCGGGCACGGGGCGGTGGTGATCGACTCCGACCGGATCGCCCGCGAGGTCGTCGCGCCGGGCACGCCCGGGCTCGCGGCCGTGGCCGAGGCCTTCGGTGACGGCGTGCTGGCCGCTGACGGCGCGCTGGACCGTCCGGCGCTCGCCGCGGTGGTCTTCGCCGACGACGAGCGGCGCGCCACGCTGAACGGCATCGTGCACCCGCTCGTGCGGCAGCGGGTGGCCGAGGTCGAGGCCGCGGCCCCGGCCGACGCGGTGATCGTGCAGGACGTGCCGCTGCTGGTCGAGTCCGACCTGGCCGCCGGCTTCGACCTCGTGGTCGTCGTGATCGCCTCGGAGCGGACGCGGCTGGCCCGCCTCGCCGAGCGCGGCACGGCCGAGGCCGACGCCCGCGCCCGCATGGCCGCGCAGGCCACCGACGAGCAGCGCCGCGCGGTGGCCGACGAGATCGTCGACAACGACGGCGACCGCGACGATCTCGCCCGTACCGTGGACCGGGTGTGGGCGCGGATCCGGGCCGCGGCCGACGGCACCGACGCCCCGGGGCCGGAGGCGGTTTGA
- the rpsA gene encoding 30S ribosomal protein S1, with protein sequence MTSTVEAPSTPQVAINDIGSVEELLAAVDGTIKPFNDGDIVEGTIVKVDRDEVLLDIGYKTEGVIPSRELSIKHDVDPNEVVTVGDEVEALVLQKEDKEGRLILSKKRAQYERAWGTIEEKKDNDEVVEGTVIEVVKGGLILDIGLRGFLPASLVEMRRVRDLQPYVGKTLEAKIIELDKNRNNVVLSRRAWLEQTQSEVRSEFLNKLAKGQVRTGVVSSIVNFGAFVDLGGVDGLVHVSELSWKHIDHPSEVVEVGQEVTVEVLDIDLDRERVSLSLKATQEDPWRHFARTHQIGQVVPGKVTKLVPFGAFVRVQDGIEGLVHISELAERHVEIPEQVVNVGDDLLVKVIDIDLERRRISLSLKQANEGALSDESFDPAQYGMEAQYDDKGNYIYPEGFDPETNEWLEGFESAREEWEKRYAAARERFEAHKKQLEEAQKADAQAASEVGESTSYSSDAADGSAGQAESGGSLASDEALAALREKLAGR encoded by the coding sequence ATGACGTCCACCGTAGAAGCCCCGTCGACTCCGCAAGTTGCGATCAACGACATCGGCTCGGTCGAGGAACTCCTCGCCGCCGTCGATGGCACGATCAAGCCGTTCAACGACGGCGACATCGTCGAAGGCACCATCGTCAAGGTCGACCGGGACGAGGTCCTGCTCGACATCGGTTACAAGACCGAAGGTGTCATCCCCTCCCGCGAGCTCTCCATCAAGCACGACGTCGACCCCAACGAGGTCGTCACCGTCGGCGACGAGGTCGAGGCGCTCGTCCTCCAGAAGGAGGACAAGGAGGGTCGCCTGATCCTGTCCAAGAAGCGCGCGCAGTACGAGCGCGCCTGGGGCACGATCGAGGAGAAGAAGGACAACGACGAGGTCGTCGAGGGCACCGTCATCGAGGTCGTCAAGGGTGGTCTGATCCTCGACATCGGCCTGCGCGGCTTCCTGCCCGCGTCGCTGGTCGAGATGCGCCGCGTGCGCGACCTGCAGCCCTACGTGGGCAAGACGCTCGAGGCCAAGATCATCGAGCTCGACAAGAACCGCAACAACGTCGTGCTGTCGCGTCGGGCATGGCTCGAGCAGACGCAGTCCGAGGTGCGCAGCGAGTTCCTCAACAAGCTGGCCAAGGGCCAGGTTCGCACCGGTGTCGTCAGCTCGATCGTCAACTTCGGCGCGTTCGTCGACCTGGGCGGCGTGGACGGCCTGGTGCACGTCTCCGAGCTGTCGTGGAAGCACATCGACCACCCGTCCGAGGTCGTCGAGGTCGGTCAGGAGGTCACCGTCGAGGTCCTCGACATCGACCTCGACCGCGAGCGGGTCTCGCTGTCGCTCAAGGCGACGCAGGAAGACCCGTGGCGTCACTTCGCCCGCACCCACCAGATCGGTCAGGTCGTGCCCGGCAAGGTCACCAAGCTGGTGCCGTTCGGTGCGTTCGTCCGGGTGCAGGACGGCATCGAGGGTCTCGTCCACATCTCCGAGCTGGCCGAGCGTCACGTCGAGATCCCGGAGCAGGTCGTCAACGTCGGCGACGACCTGCTGGTCAAGGTCATCGACATCGACCTCGAGCGGCGCCGCATCTCGCTGAGCCTCAAGCAGGCCAACGAGGGCGCGCTGTCCGACGAGTCGTTCGACCCGGCGCAGTACGGCATGGAGGCCCAGTACGACGACAAGGGCAACTACATCTACCCCGAGGGCTTCGACCCCGAGACCAACGAGTGGCTCGAGGGCTTCGAGTCCGCTCGTGAGGAGTGGGAGAAGCGCTACGCGGCCGCACGCGAGCGGTTCGAGGCGCACAAGAAGCAGCTCGAGGAGGCCCAGAAGGCCGACGCCCAGGCGGCGTCGGAGGTCGGCGAGTCGACGTCCTACAGCTCGGACGCCGCCGACGGCAGCGCCGGCCAGGCCGAGAGCGGCGGCTCGCTCGCCTCGGACGAGGCCCTCGCCGCCCTGCGCGAGAAGCTCGCCGGTCGCTAG